The following nucleotide sequence is from Pseudomonas putida S13.1.2.
CTGGCCGGGCCAGTCGCGGTCGCTGTACGGCGACCACGACCGCTTCGTGGACACCTACTTCAAGACCTTCCGTGGCATGTACTTCACCGGCGACGGCGCGCGCCGCGACGAAGATGGCTACTACTGGATCACCGGCCGCGTGGATGACGTGCTCAACGTGTCCGGCCACCGCATGGGTACTGCCGAAATCGAAAGCGCCATGGTCGCGCATTCGAAAGTGGCCGAGGCTGCAGTGGTTGGCGTGCCGCACGACATCAAGGGCCAGGGCATCTATGTGTATGTCACCCTCAATGCCGGTATCGAGGCCAGCGAGCAGCTGCGCCTGGAGCTGAAGAACTGGGTGCGCAAGGAAATTGGCCCGATTGCCTCGCCGGACGTGATCCAGTGGGCGCCAGGGTTGCCGAAGACCCGTTCGGGCAAGATCATGCGCCGTATCCTGCGCAAGATTGCCACCGCTGAGTACGATGCGCTGGGCGATATCTCCACCTTGGCCGACCCGGGTGTGGTGCAGCACCTGATCGATACCCACAAGGCCATGAACCTGGCTTCGGCCTGATATCGAAGCAGGGCGCGGGCCCTTGTGCGGGCGGCTTTATGTGGGAGCGGGCGAGCCCGCGAACACCGGCGCAGCCGGTGCCATCCACCGCGTTGCCTGCTACGCGGGCACGCCCGCTCCCACACAAGGCCGCTCCTACAGGGCGTGTGTATGCGTCAGTAAACCCCGCCCGGGCAACCGGCGGGGTTTTTGCTTTACTGTTACCCGACATTCATCGGTAACTGTTCTGTCACCGGTCACGCACAAGTTCGGGGCGCGGGGAAACAAATCTGGCCTGTTTCGGTGCGTTTGCGTAACCATTTTGTGCAACACAGCACGCTACACTTGCCGTAGTACAAGGCTTTGCCAATAATAGGCCCAGGAATTGCTAGGTCTATAGGTTCTATTTCTTGCGCTTTTGCATATTTTGCACTGGCTGTCAACATTGCCCGCAGCGGTTTCAAGCGCTTCTGTAAGTAGTTGTCGCTTTGAAGAAATATCGACTACCGGGCTGTCGCTAAAATGCCACTCACTCGCTCGTGGTCTGCGACCTTGGTCGAACCCTGCGCGGCTCGCGTTGTACCCATTCGCATATCGGGCAGTTGTTACCTGCCTTGTATTGCCCCGTACCGATGGAGTTACCTGATGAAGAAGCTCGCACTGCTTGGCGCCCTGGCGCTGTCTGTGTTTTCCCTGGTGTCGCAGGCCGAAGAAAAACCCCTGAAAATCGGCATTGAAGCAGCCTACCCGCCCTTCGCCTTCAAGCAGCCCGATGGCAGCATCGCCGGTTTCGACTACGACATCGGCAACGCCCTGTGCGAACAGATGAAAGCCAAGTGCACCTGGGTCGAGCAGGAGTTCGACGGCCTGATCCCGGCGCTGAAAGTGCGCAAGATCGACGCCATTCTGTCGTCCATGTCGATCACTGAAGACCGCAAGAAGTCGGTCGACTTCACCAAGCGCTACTACCTGACCCCGGCGCGCCTGGTCATGAAGGACGGCACCGCTGTCAGAGACAGCCTGGATGAGCTCAAAGGCAAGAAGATCGGCGTGCAGCGTGGCTCGATCCATGACCGCTTCGCCAAGGAAGTGCTGGGCGCCAAAGGTGCCACCGTGGTGCCTTACGGTACCCAGAACGAAATCTACCTGGACGTGGCAGCCGGTCGCCTCGACGGCACCGTGGCTGACGCCACCCTGCTGGAAGACGGCTTCCTCAAGACCGACGCCGGCAAGGGCTTCGCCTTCGTAGGCCCGGCCTTCACCGACGCCAAGTACTTCGGTGACGGCATCGGCATTGCCGTGCGCAAGGGTGACAAGGCGAACGTCGACCGCATCAACGCGGCTATCGACGCCATCCGTGCCAACGGCAAGTACAAAGAAATCGAGAAGAAGTACTTCAACTTCGACATCTACGGTCCAGACTCGAACTAAGACGTCGGGTTTCACCTGTGCAATGGTGCAAACAGCAGAGGCTCTGAGGTTTGCACCATTTTTCATTCTCTAGGTCGAGGACCTCATCATGTTGAAAGGCTACGGGGCAGTCATCCTCGACGGGGCGTGGCTGACGCTGCAGCTTGCCCTGTCGTCGATGGCCCTGGCCATCGTGCTCGGCCTGATCGGTGTGGCGCTGCGCTTGTCGCCGGTGCGCTGGCTGGCCTGGCTGGGCGATCTGTACTCCACGGTGATCCGTGGTATTCCGGACCTGGTCCTGATCCTGCTGATCTTCTACGGCGGGCAAGACATCATCAACCGGGTGGCGCCGCTGCTCGGCTACGAAGACTACATCGACCTGAATCCGCTGGCTGCGGGTATTGGTACGCTGGGCTTCATCTTTGGCGCGTACCTGTCGGAAACCTTCCGCGGTGCCTTCCTCGGCATTCCCAAAGGCCAGGCCGAAGCAGGCGTGGCGTATGGCATGAGCAACCGTCAGGTGTTCTTCCGCATCCAGGTGCCGCAAATGATTCGCCTGGCGATCCCCGGCTTCACCAACAACTGGCTGGTGCTGACCAAGGCCACTGCGCTGATTTCGGTAGTGGGCCTGCAGGACATGATGTTCAAGGCCAAGCAGGCGGCCGATGCCACCCGCGAGCCGTTCACCTTCTTCCTGGCGGTGGCGGCCCTGTACCTGGTGCTGACCAGTGTCTCGCTGCTGGCCCTGAAGTATCTCGAGCGCCGCTACTCGGTGGGCGTCAAGGTGGCTGAACTATGATCTTCGACTACAACGTCGTCTGGGAGGCATTGCCGATGTACTTCGGCGGCCTGCTGACTACCCTCAAGCTGCTGGCGATTTCGCTGTTCTTCGGCCTGCTGGCGGCCATTCCGCTTGGCCTGATGCGCGTGTCCAAGCAGCCTGCGATCAATCTTGTGGCGTGGCTCTACACCTACGTGATCCGCGGCACGCCAATGCTGGTGCAGCTGTTCCTGATCTACTACGGCCTGGCGCAGTTCGAGGCGGTGCGCGAAAGCTTCCTCTGGCCGCTGCTGTCCAGTGCCACGTTCTGCGCCTGCCTGGCGTTCGGCGTCAACACCAGTGCCTACACCGCAGAAATCATCGCCGGCAGCCTCAAGGCCACGCCCCATGGCGAGATCGAGGCGGCCAAGGCCATGGGCATGTCGCGCATGAAGATGTACCGGCGCATCCTGCTGCCGTCGGCCCTGCGCCGGGCGCTGCCGCAGTACAGCAACGAAGTGATCATGATGCTGCAGACCACCAGCCTGGCATCGATCGTCACCCTGATCGACATTACCGGTGCCGCACGCACGGTCAATGCCCAGTACTACCTGCCTTTCGAGGCCTACATCACGGCGGGCGTGTTCTACCTGTGCCTGACCTTCATCCTGGTGCGCCTGTTCAAGATGGCCGAACGCCGTTGGCTCGGCTACCTGGCGCCGCGCAAGCACTGACCGCTTTGTGAGAATCGACAGCATGTACAAACTCGAAGTCCAAGACCTGCACAAGCGCTACGGCAGCCATGAAGTGCTCAAGGGCGTGTCCCTGGCGGCCAAGGCTGGCGACGTCATCAGCATCATCGGCTCCAGTGGTTCGGGCAAGTCGACCTTCCTGCGCTGCATCAACCTGCTGGAGCAGCCACACGCCGGCAAGATCCTGCTCAACAACGAAGAGCTCAAGCTGGTCGCCGGCAAGGACGGCGCGCTGAAGGCCTCCGACCCGCGCCAGCTGCAGCGCATGCGCTCGCGCCTGTCGATGGTGTTTCAGCACTTCAACCTGTGGTCGCACATGACGGCGCTGGAGAACGTGATCGAAGCGCCGGTACACGTGTTGGGCATGAACAAGAAGGAGGCTCTTGAAAAGGCCGAGCACTACCTGGCCAAGGTGGGGGTCGCCCACCGCAAGGATGCCTTCCCGGGGCATATGTCGGGTGGTGAGCAACAACGTGTGGCAATTGCCCGGGCCTTGGCCGTGGAGCCGGAGGTTATGCTGTTCGACGAGCCGACCTCGGCACTCGACCCCGAGCTGGTGGGTGATGTGCTCAAGGTCATGCAGGCGCTGGCTCAGGAAGGCCGCACCATGGTGGTGGTGACCCACGAAATGGGCTTTGCTCGCGAGGTGTCCAACCAGCTGGTGTTCCTGCACAAAGGCCTGGTGGAAGAGGCCGGCTGCCCACGCGAAGTACTGGCCAACCCGCAGTCGGAGCGCCTGAAGCAGTTCCTCTCCGGCAGCCTGAAGTAAAAGCTGCATTTTTGCACCAGAATAGGGCATGCTGCGCTGCGAGCGCAGCCTGACCCGGCGCACAGACTCGAACGACCTCAGGTTTCGGACCGCACCCTATGACCACCCAGCGAATCGGTTTTCTCATCTGGCCCAGCACCAGGCCCTTGACCCTGGCGCTGGCCGAGGAAGTGTTGCAGGTGGCGCAGCGGGTGCATCCGGACGTGGTTTACGAACTGGCCTTTTTGCAGGCGGAGCCTGCGCCAGAGGGTGGTTGGCGCCTGCCGGGCGAGCCGTGGGCCGGCCGCCTGGAGGGTTGCCACAAGCTGTTCCTGCTTGCTGACGAGCCGCCTGCGGCGGTAGGGGCTGCCTTGTCGACTGCGCTCAAGCAACTGGCGCGCAGTGGCTGCATGATCGCCGGCCTGTCTGCCGGGGTTTATCCGCTGGCGATGCTGGGCCTGCTCGACGGCTATCGGGCTGCGGTGCACTGGCGCTGGCAAGACGATTTTGCCGAACGCTTCCCCAAGGTCATCGCCACCAGCCACCTGTTCGACTGGGACCGTGATCGCCTGACTGCCTGTGGCGGCATCGCCGTGGCAGACCTGCTGCTGGCAGTGCTGGCCCGTGATCACGGGGCGGAACTGGCGGGGGCGGTGTCGGAAGAGCTGGTGGTGGAGCGCATCCGTGAGGGGGGCGAGCGTCAGCGCATTCCGCTGCAGAATCGCCTGGGTTCGAGTCATCCCAAGCTGACCCAGGCGGTGCTGTTGATGGAAGCGAACATCGAAGAACCGTTGACCACCGACGAGATTGCCCAGCATGTGTGCGTGTCGCGTCGGCAGCTGGAGCGCATCTTCAAGCAGTACCTTAACCGCGTGCCGAGCCAGTACTACCTGGAGCTTCGGCTGAACAAGGCGCGGCAGATGCTGATGCAGACCAGCAAGTCGATCATCCAGATTGGTTTGTCCTGTGGCTTCTCCTCGGGGCCGCATTTCTCCAGTGCCTACCGCAACTTCTTTGGCGCCACGCCACGGGAAGACCGGAACCAGCGGCGAAGCAGCAGCCCGTTCGAACTGAGCTCGGCACCTGCCGAAAAGGGCTGATTCCCCTGTTGCCTGCACTGGCCCTATCGCCGGCAAGCCAGCTCCCACAGGTACCCGCAAGCCTCAGGGCCTGTGGTGACCCTGTGGGAGCTGGCTTGCCGGCGATAGGGTCGGCGTAGGCAGCCACTCTTCTATATGTGAACACCCGTTCACCCAGCATCCTCTCTCCCGTACACTGCGCGATTGCGACAGTGTTTGTCGCATTGCCGAAAGCCTTGTCAAAACTGGGTTTTGCGCTGTAACAAGTTGTCGCTTGGCCGCAAGGACAGGCGCGGATCAGTCCTTACAATCCCCCCATCGCTCGCCCACTTCCAGGCCAGCGTTCCTCTTCAGGAGACTCAGATGTCCGTTGAGCAAGCCCCGGTGCAACGTGCCGATTTCGACCAGGTCATGGTTCCCAACTATTCTCCGGCGGCCTTCATTCCTGTGCGAGGCGAGGGCTCCCGTGTGTGGGACCAGTCGGGTCGCGAGCTGATCGATTTTGCCGGTGGCATCGCGGTAAACGCCCTGGGCCACTGCCACCCGGCACTGGTCAAGGCCCTGACCGACCAGGCCAACACCCTCTGGCACGTATCCAACGTGTTCACCAACGAGCCGGCCCTGCGCCTGGCCCACAAGCTGGTGGACGCCACCTTTGCCGACCGGGCGTTCTTCTGCAACTCCGGCGCCGAGGCCAACGAGGCCGCGTTCAAGCTGGCCCGTCGCGTTGCCCATGACCGCTTCGGCCCGGAAAAGCACGAAATCATCGCCACCGTGAACAGCTTCCACGGCCGCACCCTGTTCACCGTCAGTGTCGGTGGTCAGCCGAAGTACTCCGACGGCTTCGGCCCGAAGATCACTGGCATCAGCCATGTGCCGTACAACGACCTGGAAGCGTTGAAGGCACAGATTTCCGACAAGACCTGCGCCGTGGTGATCGAACCGATCCAGGGCGAAAGCGGTGTGGTACCCGCTGACCTGGCCTACCTGGAAGGCGCGCGCAAGCTGTGCGACGCGCACAACGCCCTGCTGATCTTCGACGAAGTGCAGACCGGCGTGGGCCGTACCGGTTCGCTGTATGCCTACCAGCACTACGGCGTGACGCCCGACATCCTGACCAGCGCCAAGAGCCTGGGCGGTGGCTTCCCTATTGGCGCCATGCTGACCACCACCGAACTGGCCAAGCACCTGGCCGTCGGCACCCACGGCACCACTTACGGCGGCAACCCGCTGGGCTGCGCCGTCGCCTGCGCGGTGCTGGATGTGGTCAATACCCCTGAAACCCTGGCCGGCATCAAGGCCAAGCACGCACGCTTCAAAACGCGCCTGGAACAGATTGGCCAGAAGTACAGCCTGTTCTCCCAGGTGCGTGGTGTTGGCCTGCTGCTCGGCTGCGTACTGACCGAGGCCTGGCAAGGCAAGGCCAAGGACGTGCTCAACGCCGCCGAAAAAGAAGGCGTGATGGTGCTGCAGGCGGGCCCGGACGTGGTGCGTTTTGCGCCAAGCCTGGTGGTTGAAGACGCCGACATCGACGAAGGCCTGGACCGCTTCGAGCGCGCTGTGGCTACCCTGACCAAAGGCTGATCCGCCTGCGGTCCCGTCGCCGGCCCGCGCCCCTGGCGGGCCTGGCCGGCGATACCCGATTCCACTGCAGGTGCCCGTGTACCTGCCGTTTTTCCGTGCCGCCGTGAGCGGCCCGTATTCCAAAGGAGTGACACCATGCTGGTGATGCGCCCCGCGCAAATGGCTGATCTGAACGAAGTGCAGCGCATGGCTGCAGACAGCCCCATTGGTGTCACCTCGCTGCCGGACGACGCTGCTCGCCTGGGCGACAAGATCGCCGCTTCCGAGACTTCTTTCGCCGCCGAGGTCAGCTTCAACGGCGAGGAAAGCTACTTTTTTGTGCTCGAAGACAGCGAGACCGGCAAGCTGGCCGGCTGCTCGGCCATAGTTGCTTCGGCCGGCTACTCCGAGCCGTTCTACAGTTTTCGTAACGAAACCTTCGTGCACGCCTCGCGCGAGCTGAAGATCCACAACAAGATCCACGTGCTGTCGCTGTGTCATGACCTCACCGGCAACAGCCTGCTGACCAGCTTCTATGTATTGCCGGAGCTGGTGAACAGTGGCTGGGCCGAGCTCAATTCGCGCGGTCGCCTGCTGTTCATGGCCGCGCACCCGGAGCGTTTCGCCGATTCGGTAGTGACCGAAATCGTCGGCTACAGCGACGAGAATGGCGAATCGCCGTTCTGGGATGCCATCGGCCGCAATTTCTTCGACCTCAACTACTCCGACGCCGAGCGCCTGTGTGGCCTGAAGAGCCGCACCTTCCTCGCCGAACTGATGCCGCACTACCCGATCTACGTGCCGCTGCTGCCCGATGAGGCGCAGGAAGCCATGGGCCAGGTGCACCCGCGCGCGCAGATCACCTTCGACATCCTCATGCGCGAAGGCTTCGAAACCGAGCACTACATCGACATCTTCGACGGCGGCCCGACCCTGCATGCGCGCACCTCGGGTATTCGCTCGATTGCCCAGAGCCGGTCGGCGCCGGTGAAAATCGAGGACGCCCCGGGCAAGGGTGGGCGCCCGTACCTGGTGTGCAATGGCCAGTTGCAGGATTACCGCGCGGTGCTGCTGGACCTCGACTGGGTGCCCGGCAAACCGGTGTGTCTGAGCGTGGCTGCGGCCGATGCACTGGGTGTGGGCGAGGGTGGCAGCGTGCGCCTGGTCGCGGTCTGAGGTCTGGTAACAGACGTTTCGGGATTGATGCGTTAGAAGAGTTTTGCGCCGGCCGACGCCGCCGCACAAGGAGATAGCATGATCGTTCGTCCTGTACGCAGCAGCGATTTGCCTGCGTTGATCGAATTGGCACGCAGCACCGGCACCACCGGGCTGACCACGCTGCCGGCCAACGAAGAACGCCTGGGGCATCGCGTTGGCTGGGCGGAAAAGAGCTTCCGTGGCGAAGCCGAGCGTGGCGACACCGACTACCTGTTCGTGCTGGAAAACGACGAAGGCCTGGTGGTGGGTATCAGTGCCATCGCCGGTGCCGTCGGCCTGCGCGAGCCTTGGTACAACTATCGGGTCGGCCTCACCGTCA
It contains:
- a CDS encoding ABC transporter substrate-binding protein, encoding MKKLALLGALALSVFSLVSQAEEKPLKIGIEAAYPPFAFKQPDGSIAGFDYDIGNALCEQMKAKCTWVEQEFDGLIPALKVRKIDAILSSMSITEDRKKSVDFTKRYYLTPARLVMKDGTAVRDSLDELKGKKIGVQRGSIHDRFAKEVLGAKGATVVPYGTQNEIYLDVAAGRLDGTVADATLLEDGFLKTDAGKGFAFVGPAFTDAKYFGDGIGIAVRKGDKANVDRINAAIDAIRANGKYKEIEKKYFNFDIYGPDSN
- a CDS encoding ABC transporter permease; translated protein: MLKGYGAVILDGAWLTLQLALSSMALAIVLGLIGVALRLSPVRWLAWLGDLYSTVIRGIPDLVLILLIFYGGQDIINRVAPLLGYEDYIDLNPLAAGIGTLGFIFGAYLSETFRGAFLGIPKGQAEAGVAYGMSNRQVFFRIQVPQMIRLAIPGFTNNWLVLTKATALISVVGLQDMMFKAKQAADATREPFTFFLAVAALYLVLTSVSLLALKYLERRYSVGVKVAEL
- a CDS encoding ABC transporter ATP-binding protein translates to MYKLEVQDLHKRYGSHEVLKGVSLAAKAGDVISIIGSSGSGKSTFLRCINLLEQPHAGKILLNNEELKLVAGKDGALKASDPRQLQRMRSRLSMVFQHFNLWSHMTALENVIEAPVHVLGMNKKEALEKAEHYLAKVGVAHRKDAFPGHMSGGEQQRVAIARALAVEPEVMLFDEPTSALDPELVGDVLKVMQALAQEGRTMVVVTHEMGFAREVSNQLVFLHKGLVEEAGCPREVLANPQSERLKQFLSGSLK
- a CDS encoding aspartate aminotransferase family protein codes for the protein MSVEQAPVQRADFDQVMVPNYSPAAFIPVRGEGSRVWDQSGRELIDFAGGIAVNALGHCHPALVKALTDQANTLWHVSNVFTNEPALRLAHKLVDATFADRAFFCNSGAEANEAAFKLARRVAHDRFGPEKHEIIATVNSFHGRTLFTVSVGGQPKYSDGFGPKITGISHVPYNDLEALKAQISDKTCAVVIEPIQGESGVVPADLAYLEGARKLCDAHNALLIFDEVQTGVGRTGSLYAYQHYGVTPDILTSAKSLGGGFPIGAMLTTTELAKHLAVGTHGTTYGGNPLGCAVACAVLDVVNTPETLAGIKAKHARFKTRLEQIGQKYSLFSQVRGVGLLLGCVLTEAWQGKAKDVLNAAEKEGVMVLQAGPDVVRFAPSLVVEDADIDEGLDRFERAVATLTKG
- the aruF gene encoding arginine/ornithine succinyltransferase subunit alpha, with the protein product MLVMRPAQMADLNEVQRMAADSPIGVTSLPDDAARLGDKIAASETSFAAEVSFNGEESYFFVLEDSETGKLAGCSAIVASAGYSEPFYSFRNETFVHASRELKIHNKIHVLSLCHDLTGNSLLTSFYVLPELVNSGWAELNSRGRLLFMAAHPERFADSVVTEIVGYSDENGESPFWDAIGRNFFDLNYSDAERLCGLKSRTFLAELMPHYPIYVPLLPDEAQEAMGQVHPRAQITFDILMREGFETEHYIDIFDGGPTLHARTSGIRSIAQSRSAPVKIEDAPGKGGRPYLVCNGQLQDYRAVLLDLDWVPGKPVCLSVAAADALGVGEGGSVRLVAV
- the argR gene encoding transcriptional regulator ArgR, which encodes MTTQRIGFLIWPSTRPLTLALAEEVLQVAQRVHPDVVYELAFLQAEPAPEGGWRLPGEPWAGRLEGCHKLFLLADEPPAAVGAALSTALKQLARSGCMIAGLSAGVYPLAMLGLLDGYRAAVHWRWQDDFAERFPKVIATSHLFDWDRDRLTACGGIAVADLLLAVLARDHGAELAGAVSEELVVERIREGGERQRIPLQNRLGSSHPKLTQAVLLMEANIEEPLTTDEIAQHVCVSRRQLERIFKQYLNRVPSQYYLELRLNKARQMLMQTSKSIIQIGLSCGFSSGPHFSSAYRNFFGATPREDRNQRRSSSPFELSSAPAEKG
- a CDS encoding ABC transporter permease: MIFDYNVVWEALPMYFGGLLTTLKLLAISLFFGLLAAIPLGLMRVSKQPAINLVAWLYTYVIRGTPMLVQLFLIYYGLAQFEAVRESFLWPLLSSATFCACLAFGVNTSAYTAEIIAGSLKATPHGEIEAAKAMGMSRMKMYRRILLPSALRRALPQYSNEVIMMLQTTSLASIVTLIDITGAARTVNAQYYLPFEAYITAGVFYLCLTFILVRLFKMAERRWLGYLAPRKH